A single region of the Lotus japonicus ecotype B-129 chromosome 4, LjGifu_v1.2 genome encodes:
- the LOC130711513 gene encoding LOW QUALITY PROTEIN: cytochrome P450 71D8-like (The sequence of the model RefSeq protein was modified relative to this genomic sequence to represent the inferred CDS: inserted 2 bases in 1 codon), with product MESQSYFLVITSLIFTLLWLAQIYKQKIKVTSTAVHKLPPGPWKLPLIGNLHQMAAAGSLPHHSLRELANKYGPLMHLQLGESSTVVVSSPDMAKEIMKTHGLAFAQRPELLSPKILAYGSTDIAFAPYGDYWRQMRKICTLELLSAKRVQSFSFIREDEVAKLIQSIHLSASAGSPFNLSKSVFSLVNTFLSRVVFGKKSECEDELLSLIKKAVELTAGFDVAELFPSFKPLHLITRMEAKLENMHKKLDKIFDSIVNEHQSDHGKGENLVDVLLRMQHSGNLYIPITVNNIKAVIWDIIAAGTDTSATALEWAMAELMKNPRVREKAQAELREAFKGKKTINETDLCKLSYLKSVIKETLRLHPPAPLLVPRECREACKIGGYEIPVKTKVIVNAWALGRDPNHWYDAEKFIPERFHETSVDFKGNNFEYIPFGAGRRICPGILLGLANIELPLAAFLYHFDWALPNGMKSEDLDMIETXGAAVGRKNNLYLIPTP from the exons ATGGAGTCCCAATCTTACTTTCTTGTTATTACTTCACTCATATTCACTCTGCTTTGGCTTGCACAGATTTATAAGCAGAAAATCAAAGTGACAAGCACTGCGGTTCATAAACTGCCACCGGGGCCATGGAAGCTGCCTCTAATAGGGAACCTTCATCAAATGGCAGCAGCAGGATCACTTCCACACCATTCTTTACGAGAGCTAGCCAACAAATATGGACCTCTGATGCATCTTCAACTTGGTGAAAGTTCTACAGTGGTTGTATCATCTCCGGATATGGCCAAGGAGATAATGAAGACACATGGTCTTGCTTTTGCGCAGAGGCCAGAACTCCTTTCTCCCAAAATTTTGGCCTATGGATCAACTGATATTGCCTTTGCTCCATATGGTGATTACTGGAGACAGATGAGGAAGATATGTACATTGGAGCTTCTGAGCGCCAAAAGGGTTCAGTCTTTCTCCTTTATTCGAGAAGATGAGGTGGCTAAGCTCATACAATCCATTCACTTGTCTGCATCTGCTGGTTCACCATTCAATCTTTCTAAGAGTGTTTTCTCTTTGGTGAACACCTTTCTTTCAAGGGTTGTGTTTGGTAAAAAATCTGAATGTGAAGATGAACTTTTGTCCTTGATCAAGAAAGCAGTGGAACTGACTGCAGGTTTTGATGTTGCTGAGTTGTTCCCATCATTTAAACCGCTTCATCTCATAACACGGATGGAAGCTAAATTGGAGAACATGCACAAGAAGTTGGACAAGATTTTCGACAGCATTGTCAATGAGCATCAATCAGACCATGGAAAGGGTGAAAATCTTGTTGATGTTCTTCTGCGCATGCAACATAGTGGCAATCTCTATATCCCAATCACAGTCAACAACATCAAAGCCGTGATATGG GACATAATCGCTGCAGGGACTGATACATCAGCAACTGCACTGGAGTGGGCTATGGCAGAGCTGATGAAAAATCCTAGAGTGAGGGAGAAGGCACAGGCTGAATTAAGAGAAGCTTTCAAGGGAAAGAAAACTATTAACGAGACTGACCTATGTAAACTTAGTTACTTGAAGTCTGTGATCAAAGAAACCTTGAGGTTACACCCGCCTGCTCCTTTATTGGTCCCAAGAGAGTGCAGGGAAGCATGCAAGATTGGTGGATATGAAATACCTGTTAAGACCAAAGTGATAGTAAATGCATGGGCACTTGGAAGAGATCCCAACCATTGGTATGATGCAGAGAAGTTTATACCTGAAAGGTTTCATGAGACAAGTGTTGATTTTAAAGGGAATAACTTTGAGTACATCCCTTTTGGGGCAGGAAGGAGAATATGTCCAGGCATTTTACTTGGCTTAGCTAATATTGAGCTTCCTCTTGCTGCATTTCTCTACCACTTCGATTGGGCACTCCCCAATGGTATGAAATCAGAGGACTTGGATATGATAGAAAC TGGAGCTGCAGTAGGGAGGAAAAATAACCTGTATTTGATTCCAACTCCATAA
- the LOC130710083 gene encoding cytochrome P450 71D8-like, translating into MEFQSSFLVIIALLFSLLCLAKIYKQKIKVRSTAVHKLPPGPWKLPLIGNLHQLATAGSLPHHTFRDLANKYGPLMHLQLGESSTVVVSSPDMAKEIMKTHDLAFASRPELLSPKILAYGSTDIAFAPYGDYWKQMRKICTSELLSPKRVQSFSFIREDEVANLIQSIHLLASTGSLFNLSKSASSLINTIISRAAFGKKSECEDELLSLIKKAAELTAGFDLAELFPSLKPLHLITRMKTKLENMHKKFDKVLDNIVNEHQLDHGNGENLVNVLLRMQQSDNLDIPITVNNIKAVIWDIIIAGTDTSATTIEWVMAELMKNPRVREKAQAELREAFRGKKTINETDLCELSYLNFVIKETLRLHPPAPLLVPRECRETCKIGGYEIPIKTKVIVNAWALGRDPQHWYDAEKFIPARFHETSVDFKGNNFEYIPFGAGRRICPGILLGLANIELALAALLYHFDWKLPNSMKLEDLDMIETYGAAAGRKNNLYLIPTPYNYALHRDFNAN; encoded by the exons ATGGAATTCCAATCTTCCTTTCTTGTTATTATCGCACTCCTGTTCTCACTGCTCTGCCTTGCAAAGATTTATAAGCAGAAAATTAAAGTGAGGAGCACTGCGGTTCATAAACTGCCACCAGGACCATGGAAGTTGCCTCTAATAGGGAATCTCCATCAACTTGCAACAGCAGGATCACTTCCACACCATACTTTTCGAGATCTAGCTAACAAATATGGACCTCTAATGCATCTTCAATTGGGTGAAAGCTCTACAGTGGTTGTATCATCTCCTGATATGGCGAAGGAGATCATGAAGACGCATGATCTTGCTTTTGCGTCGAGGCCAGAACTCCTTTCTCCTAAAATTTTGGCCTATGGATCAACAGATATTGCCTTTGCTCCATATGGTGATTACTGGAAACAAATGAGGAAGATATGTACGTCAGAGCTTCTGAGCCCCAAAAGGGTTCAGTCTTTCTCCTTTATTCGAGAAGATGAGGTAGCTAACCTCATACAATCCATTCACTTGCTTGCATCTACTGGTTCACTATTCAATCTTTCTAAGAGTGCTTCCTCTTTGATAAACACCATTATTTCAAGGGCCGCGTTTGGTAAAAAATCTGAGTGCGAAGATGAACTTTTGTCCTTGATCAAGAAAGCAGCGGAACTAACTGCAGGTTTTGATCTTGCTGAGTTGTTCCCATCATTGAAACCTCTTCATCTAATAACTCGGATGAAAACTAAATTGGAGAACATGCACAAGAAGTTCGACAAGGTTTTAGACAATATTGTAAACGAGCATCAATTAGACCATGGCAATGGTGAAAATCTCGTTAATGTTCTTTTGCGCATGCAACAAAGTGACAATCTCGATATCCCAATCACAGTCAACAACATCAAAGCCGTGATATGG GACATAATCATTGCAGGCACTGATACTTCAGCAACAACAATAGAGTGGGTTATGGCAGAGCTGATGAAAAATCCAAGAGTGAGGGAGAAGGCACAGGCTGAATTAAGAGAAGCTTTCAGGGGGAAGAAAACTATTAACGAAACTGACCTATGTGAACTTAGTTACTTAAATTTTGTGATCAAAGAAACCTTGAGGTTACACCCACCTGCTCCTTTACTAGTCCCAAGAGAATGCAGGGAAACATGCAAAATTGGAGGATATGAAATACCTATAAAGACTAAAGTGATAGTAAATGCATGGGCACTTGGAAGAGATCCTCAACATTGGTATGATGCAGAGAAGTTTATACCCGCAAGGTTTCACGAAACAAGTGTTGATTTTAAAGGGAATAACTTTGAGTACATTCCTTTTGGGGCAGGAAGGAGAATATGTCCAGGCATTTTACTTGGCTTAGCTAATATTGAACTTGCTCTTGCCGCATTACTCTACCACTTTGATTGGAAACTCCCCAATAGTATGAAACTAGAGGACTTGGATATGATAGAAACCTATGGAGCTGCAGCGGGAAGGAAAAATAATCTATACTTGATTCCAACTCCATATAATTATGCCCTTCATCGTGATTTCAATGCCAATTAA
- the LOC130711514 gene encoding cytochrome P450 71D8-like, with the protein MDFQSSFHVITSLFFLLLWLAKIYKHKIKVSNVVHKLPPGPWKLPLIGNLHQLAAAGSLPHHTFRDLANKYGPLMHLQLGESSTVVVSSPDMAKEILKTHDLAFAQRPELLSPKILAYESTDIAFAPYGDNWRQMRKICTLELLSAKRVQSFSFIREDEVAKLIQSIHLSVSTGSPFNLSKSVFSLINTLVSRAAFGKKSECEDELLSLIKKAVEMTAGFDVAELFPSLKPLHLITRMKAKLESMHKKLDKILDSIVNEHQSDHDMGENLVDVLLRMQKSGNLEVPITVNNIKAVIWDIIVAGSDTSATALEWAMAELMKNPRVRAKAQAEIREAFDGKKTIKEIDLCGLSYLKSVIKETMRLHPPVPLVGPRECREACKIGGYEIPVKTKVIVNAWALGRDPNHWYDAEKFIPERFHETSVDFKGNNFEYIPFGAGRRICPGILLGLANIELPLSALLYHYDWELPNGMKPENLDMTETFGAAVGRKNNLYLIPTPYKYSPHRDVNVI; encoded by the exons ATGGACTTCCAATCTTCCTTCCATGTTATTACCTCACTTTTCTTCTTGCTGCTTTGGCTTGCAAAGATTTATAAGCATAAAATCAAAGTGAGCAATGTGGTTCATAAACTGCCCCCGGGGCCATGGAAGCTACCTCTAATAGGGAACCTGCATCAACTGGCAGCCGCAGGATCACTCCCACACCATACTTTTCGAGATCTAGCCAACAAATATGGACCTCTAATGCATCTTCAACTGGGTGAAAGTTCCACAGTGGTTGTATCATCTCCTGATATGGCGAAGGAGATCTTGAAGACACATGATCTTGCTTTTGCGCAAAGGCCGGAACTCCTTTCTCCTAAAATTTTGGCCTATGAATCAACAGATATTGCCTTTGCTCCTTATGGTGATAACTGGAGACAGATGAGAAAGATATGTACGTTAGAGCTTCTGAGCGCCAAAAGGGTTCAATCTTTCTCCTTTATTCGAGAAGATGAGGTGGCTAAGCTCATACAATCCATTCACTTGTCTGTATCTACTGGTTCACCATTCAATCTTTCTAAGAGTGTTTTCTCTTTGATAAACACCTTAGTTTCGAGGGCCGCGTTTGGTAAAAAATCTGAGTGTGAAGATGAACTTTTGTCTTTAATCAAGAAAGCAGTGGAAATGACTGCAGGATTTGATGTTGCTGAATTATTTCCTTCACTGAAACCTCTTCATCTCATAACCCGAATGAAAGCTAAATTGGAGAGTATGCATAAGAAGCTGGACAAGATTTTAGACAGCATTGTCAATGAGCATCAATCAGACCATGATATGGGTGAAAATCTTGTTGATGTTCTTTTGCGCATGCAAAAAAGTGGCAATCTTGAGGT ACCAATCACAGTCAACAACATCAAAGCCGTGATTTGG GACATAATCGTTGCAGGGAGTGATACTTCAGCGACCGCACTTGAGTGGGCTATGgcagagctgatgaagaacccaAGAGTAAGGGCGAAGGCACAAGCTGAAATAAGAGAAGCTTTTGACGGAAAGAAAACTATTAAGGAGATTGACTTATGTGGACTGAGTTACTTGAAGTCAGTGATAAAAGAAACCATGAGGTTACACCCGCCTGTTCCTTTAGTGGGCCCAAGAGAGTGCAGGGAAGCATGCAAGATTGGTGGATATGAAATACCTGTTAAGACAAAAGTGATAGTAAATGCATGGGCACTTGGAAGAGATCCCAACCATTGGTATGATGCAGAGAAATTTATACCTGAAAGGTTTCATGAGACAAGTGTTGATTTTAAAGGGAATAACTTTGAGTACATCCCTTTTGGGGCAGGAAGGAGAATATGTCCTGGCATTTTACTTGGCTTGGCTAATATCGAACTTCCTCTATCTGCATTACTCTACCACTATGACTGGGAACTCCCCAATGGCATGAAACCAGAGAACCTGGATATGACAGAAACCTTTGGAGCTGCGGTGGGAAGGAAAAACAACCTATACTTGATTCCAACTCCATATAAATACTCCCCTCATCGTGACGTCAATGTCATATGA